A stretch of Carya illinoinensis cultivar Pawnee chromosome 14, C.illinoinensisPawnee_v1, whole genome shotgun sequence DNA encodes these proteins:
- the LOC122293681 gene encoding protein FAR-RED IMPAIRED RESPONSE 1-like, with protein sequence MDGEAPKAIITDQDRAMKNAIALVFPNTRHRYCLWHILKKVPEKLGSHHAYKTGLKTSLLKCVYDSQTIGEFENSWDVLITTYNLQENAWLHSLYDERSFWVPVFLKEIFWAGMSTTQRNESMNALFDGYIHSRTYLKEFVDQFNNALRKKIENENGVDFHSFNVIIPVVSISPLEKIFQNIYTNAKFREVQKEIIEMLGVLPTLHRKDGVVATYHVEDEVVVDNFIKEVTQMVYFNEAECDPHGGETCRNLFGHVDIGTEESVHIQQSQNTTEVLEYGGTQFGFAMSIYWGRWNPAGTVVWDTAMVIRAAIVGEKWVAEYFVVVLELVKNFPSEFINFPIFIWSTKDIDVEVPVDEDESGLE encoded by the exons ATGGATGGGGAAGCTCCAAAGGCCATTATCACAGATCAAGATAGAGCTATGAAGAATGCAATTGCTCTCGTCTTTCCCAATACACGACATAGATATTGTTTGTGGCATATTCTAAAAAAAGTACCTGAGAAACTTGGTTCACATCATGCATACAAAACTGGGTTGAAAACTAGTTTGCTGAAGTGTGTGTATGACTCTCAAACCATAGGCGAGTTTGAAAATAGTTGGGATGTGTTAATTACCACGTACAATTTGCAAGAAAATGCTTGGTTGCATAGTTTATATGATGAGCGTTCGTTTTGGGTACCAGTATTCTTGAAAGAAATCTTCTGGGCTGGGATGAGTACAACCCAACGAAacgagagcatgaatgctttATTCGATGGCTACATACATTCAAGGACATACTTAAAAGAGTTTGTCGATCAATTTAATAATGCATTGCGAAAGaagattgaaaatgaaaatggggTGGACTTCCATTCATTCAACGTCATAATTCCCGTCGTCTCGATCTCTCCACTTGAAAAGATATTTCAGAACATATACACTAATGCtaaatttagagaagttcaAAAAGAGATAATCGAGATGCTTGGTGTTCTTCCAACTCTACATCGAAAAGATGGTGTAGTCGCAACATAccatgtagaagatgaagttgttGTTGATAATTTCATCAAAGAGGTGACCCAAATGGTGTACTTCAATGAGGCTGAATGTGAT cCGCATGGAGGAGAAACATGCAGAAATTTATTTGGACATGTAGATATTGGGACTGAAGAGAGTGTTCACATTCAG CAATCACAAAATACTACAGAGGTGTTGGAATATGGTGGAACCCAGTTTGGTTTTGCAATGA GTATATATTGGGGTAGATGGAATCCAGCTGGAACTGTTGTCTGGGACACAGCTATGGTTATAAGGGCTGCTATAGTTGGTGAAAAGTGGGTTGCCGaatattttgttgtagtgttg GAGTTGGTGAAGAATTTTCCTTCTGAATTTATCAACTTCCCCATCTTTATTTGGTCAACCAAGGATATTGATGTAGAGGTTCCAGTTGATGAAGATGAATCGGGCCTTGAATAG